The Microbacterium sp. SORGH_AS_0428 genome contains the following window.
ATCGGGCGAGGTCGCCCTCGAGTCCTCCAACCAGGGTCCCCTGGCCGTCAACTGGAAGGCTCGCAGCGAGGGCTCGACCTCGGTGACAACGCCCGAGGAACTGCTGGCCGCCGCGCACTCGTCGTGCTTCAGCATGGCCCTCTCCCACGCGCTGACCGAGAACGGCACTCCTCCGGAGAGCATCGAGACGACCGCATCCGTCACCTTCGTTCCTGGCACCGGGATCAGCGGCAGCCACCTGAACGTCAACGCGAGCGTGCCGGGCCTGTCGTCCGAGGACTTCGCCCGCATCGCCGCTGAGGCGAAGACCGGATGCCCGGTCTCGCAGGCGCTCGCGGGTATCGAGATCACGCTCGAGGCGACGCTTGCCTGAGCCCCGTCACGTCGTCGTCGGCGGCGCCTCCGGGCTCATCGGCGGCGCTCTCGTGAGGTCGCTGCGCGCGGACGGGGTGCGGGTGAGAACGCTCGTGCGCCGTCCGGCGCAGAACGCCGACGAAGTGCCGTGGCTGCAGGACGCCGCCCCGCTCGATCCGGCGGTCCTGGAGGGGGCGGATGCGGTGGTGTCCCTCAGCGGGGCCAGCGTCGGGCGGTTCCCCTGGACTCGCTCGTACAAGAGCACGCTGCTGTGGTCGCGGCTCACCCCCACGCGCACGCTGTCGCGGGCACTGCGTGCTCTGGGCGCGGGCGCTCCGGCATTCGTGTCAGCATCCGCCGTGGGCTACTACGGCTCGGCGCACGGGGTCCGCCAGGACGAGACATCGGGCCCCGGCGAGCGGGTTCCTGTCGCGACTGACCGTCGACTGGGAGCATGCCGCCCGCGAGGCCGGCGACGAGGCCCGCGTGACGCTGTTGCGAACCGCCCCGGTGGTGCACGAGCAGGGTGTGCTCAAGCCCCTTCTGCTGCTCACCAGACTGGGCCTGTCGGGACCGATCGGCCGCGGGACGCAGGTCTGGCCGTGGATCTCGCTCGACGACGAGGTGGGGGCGATCCGCCACATCCTCGCCGAGCAGATCACCGGACCGGTCAACCTGACGGGACCGACTCGCGCGACCGCCAACGATCTCGGCTTCGCGCTCGCCCGACGCATGAACCGGCCCTACGCCCTGCGGGCGCCGGTGTGGGCGGTGCGCGCGGCCCTCGGAGCGGACGCCACCGAGGCACTGCTCACCAACGATGTCGATCTCGTGCCGCAGGTTCTGCTCTCGACCGGCTACCGCTTCACGCATCCCACGGTGGAGGATGCGGTCGCCGCGGCGGTTCCCGCCGCCTGACGCTCAGCCGCGGTCGCGCCGCTCCAACCGGATCGCGGTGCGCACCGCGGCGCGAGCGCGCCGCCGGTCGCCCGATCCGTCGTAGGCGAGTCCGAGCCGGTACCAGGCGCGCCAGTCGTCCGGCGCCTCCTCGACGTCCTGGCGGTAGGCGGGGAACACCGCGTCCGCCTCGTCGCGCAACACGCGCCCGCTCGGCCGCGTCTCCAGCGCCTCCGTGGGCAGCGCGTCGTCGGCCTCCAGCCGGCGGCCGAGCGCCTGCGCGCGCACGCCGAACCACAGTTCCCTTCCCACGGCCCACACGGCGATGACCGGCAGGACCAGCAGGGCGACACCCGCGGCGACTCCCAGCGGCATCCCGCTGGTCAGCAGAAGCCAGGCGCGCTGGCCGACGAACACGGCGTAGAGCGCGAACGCCGCCACCATGACGGCGACGCCGATGCGTGCGCTCATGGAGTCGTCGCAGCGATCTGACCGGAGGCGGCGCCGTCGGTCACCCCGGCGCCCGTGGTGCGCGTTCCAGGCAAGCGGATGCCGATGTCGAGGAAGCTGTCGAGTCCCACGCGCACGCCGCGGGCGTCGCGGGCGGCGGCGAGCGCGATGCGGATGCCGGGGGCGTAGGCCAAGGCCGGCTCGATCGTGTCGTGCACGATCGAGAGCGACTCACCCGGTCCCGACAGGACCACCTCCTGGCGCGCGACGACGCCGGGGCGACGGAGCGAATGGATCGGGACGCTGGCGACCTGCTGTCCGCGTGCCCGCTGGTCGACGTGCGGCGCCTCGACCGGGCCGGTGCTCTGGCGGGCGGCGGCGATCATCTCGGCCGTGCGGACCGCGGTGCCGCTGGGCGAGTCGATCTTCGTCTCGCGGTGGGCTTCGACGATCTCGATCGAATCGAAGAAGGGCGCCGCGGCGGCGGACAGAGCCGAGCCCATCACGGAGCCGAGAGAGAAGTTCGGGATGAACACGACGCCGACGTCGGCCGCATCCGCCAGGGGACGCACGAGCGCGATGCGCTCCGCGGACCACCCGCTCGTGCCCACCAGCACGTTCTTGCCGCGCTCGATCGCCGCGCGAACGACGTCGATGGAGATGGCCGGAACGGACGCGTCGACGACCAGGTCCACATCGTCGATGGCCTGGATGTCGTCGCGAGACGAGAGGGCGGCGACGAGCTCGAAGCCCTCTTCACCCTCGACCACGCCGCGGATGATGCTTCCCAGCTTGCCGGTTGCTCCCACAATGGCCACACGCGTCGTC
Protein-coding sequences here:
- the dapB gene encoding 4-hydroxy-tetrahydrodipicolinate reductase codes for the protein MTTRVAIVGATGKLGSIIRGVVEGEEGFELVAALSSRDDIQAIDDVDLVVDASVPAISIDVVRAAIERGKNVLVGTSGWSAERIALVRPLADAADVGVVFIPNFSLGSVMGSALSAAAAPFFDSIEIVEAHRETKIDSPSGTAVRTAEMIAAARQSTGPVEAPHVDQRARGQQVASVPIHSLRRPGVVARQEVVLSGPGESLSIVHDTIEPALAYAPGIRIALAAARDARGVRVGLDSFLDIGIRLPGTRTTGAGVTDGAASGQIAATTP
- a CDS encoding OsmC family peroxiredoxin, translated to MSVTSEASTSWKGSLAEGSGEVALESSNQGPLAVNWKARSEGSTSVTTPEELLAAAHSSCFSMALSHALTENGTPPESIETTASVTFVPGTGISGSHLNVNASVPGLSSEDFARIAAEAKTGCPVSQALAGIEITLEATLA